One window of Nymphaea colorata isolate Beijing-Zhang1983 chromosome 1, ASM883128v2, whole genome shotgun sequence genomic DNA carries:
- the LOC116263478 gene encoding probably inactive leucine-rich repeat receptor-like protein kinase At3g28040, producing MVLNSRKSRKPSMLVLSLAGTMDLLLLLFLLSTIDGGATSASSCLGSEASILLRVKEGLHLSNGRLSSWGGNESNCCLCEGVECNPQTGRIIGLQLQGRTTSESTRVFLDIDPKLEFHEYNELKVNGHADACDISGSRVPPALFELHHLQRLDLCDFNGSAIPSQLAQLTHLTHLNLSRAWFSDNLALEDLEGFVKNFKHLKYLHLDYVCIELRNSQTWSISLSAALPNLLFLSLACCDLHGSLSPHIFRLPNLQALDLSYNDPNGTLMPSFFPPESNLQFLRHVVTSLSGHLPSELFDLPLLKVLDLTYRYRLSGLLPTKLPKSKLQILKLPNIMLSGSLPNWIGNLTSLVELDLSGTHLSGSLPGTIGNLRCLRSLDRFNTNLSGNLPTTIGEH from the exons ATGGTGCTTAATAGTAGAAAAAGCCGCAAACCCTCTATGTTGGTTCTCTCGCTCGCAGGAACAATGGATTTactacttttactttttttattgaGCACAATAGATGGAGGTGCAACGAGTGCTTCTTCATGCCTCGGCAGTGAAGCCTCCATCCTGCTGCGTGTCAAGGAAGGTCTCCACTTGTCCAATGGAAGGCTAAGTTCATGGGGCGGAAATGAATCTAACTGCTGCTTGTGTGAGGGAGTTGAATGCAATCCCCAAACTGGACGCATCATCGGCCTTCAACTTCAGGGTAGAACTACCAGTGAAAGTACTCGTGTTTTCTTGGATATTGATCCTAAATTGGAATTCCATGAGTACAATGAGCTTAAGGTCAATGGTCATGCCGACGCTTGTGATATTTCAGGATCAAGAGTACCTCCGGCTCTTTTTGAGCTCCACCATCTCCAGCGCCTTGACCTCTGTGACTTCAACGGGTCTGCCATACCTTCACAGCTTGCCCAGCTCACCCACTTAACCCATCTTAATCTCTCCCGTGCTTGGTTTTCTG ATAACTTAGCATTAGAGGATCTAGAAGGTTTCGTGAAGAACTTCAAGCATTTAAAGTACCTGCACTTGGATTATGTCTGTATCGAACTGCGTAACTCACAAACGTGGAGCATCAGCTTGTCAGCGGCATTGCCCAATCTACTGTTCCTTAGTTTAGCTTGTTGTGATCTTCATGGCAGTCTTTCTCCTCATATTTTCAGGCTCCCGAATCTTCAAGCTCTTGATCTATCGTACAATGATCCAAATGGAACATTAATGCCATCGTTTTTTCCCCCAGAGAGCAATCTCCAATTTCTACGTCATGTAGTGACCAGCCTGTCTGGCCACCTACCATCTGAACTGTTTGATCTTCCACTCTTGAAGGTTCTTGATTTGACTTATAGATATCGTTTGAGTGGTCTACTACCTACCAAATTACCAAAGAGTAAGCTCCAAATTCTTAAGCTCCCTAACATTATGCTGTCAGGAAGCCTTCCAAATTGGATTGGTAACCTTACATCCTTAGTTGAGCTAGATCTTTCTGGTACTCATCTCTCTGGTAGCTTACCTGGCACAATTGGTAACCTTAGATGCCTAAGGTCATTGGATCGTTTTAATACAAATTTGTCTGGCAACCTCCCTACCACAATAGGAGAGCATTGA
- the LOC116263659 gene encoding receptor like protein 26-like, with amino-acid sequence MVYFSVKNNSVMGELPASLCNFTMLLSLDLSNNKFSGQIPDCLLHMSLVEVMLQNNQLRGQIPEFGGHTGTALTTLDLSDNRFVGYIPTSLGSCRNLEFINLGHNKLSGEFPWWLAKLPQLKILVLRSNSLNGSINFTFDMNVFQELLVLDISANQFAGKLLLGLLLSLNAMKSFNPESSIPLQFWTSFLKGFYKDWEVTLNTKGINLTYERGMHSIMKTIKVSNNYFEGGISEEVGDLKGLQALRISKNKLKGPIPKSIGALTHLESLDLSHNYLSGEILEKLTKLNSLGYLNLSYNSLSRRIPQSPHFSTFDALSFEGNPSLCGPPLLLPCKANNGATLFPFVGLRETDEEKMWKYVSMGLGFGAGFGTAISFSYFLNNGRGFNNFWRRCYWSCA; translated from the coding sequence ATGGTGTATTTTTCAGTCAAGAATAATAGTGTCATGGGAGAACTACCAGCTTCCTTGTGCAACTTCACTATGCTTTTATCACTTGACTTGTCGAACAACAAGTTCAGTGGCCAAATACCTGATTGCCTCCTTCATATGAGTTTGGTTGAAGTCATGCTCCAGAACAATCAATTGCGGGGTCAAATCCCAGAATTTGGTGGTCACACAGGAACTGCATTGACAACACTTGATCTAAGTGATAATAGGTTTGTGGGTTACATCCCTACATCCCTTGGGAGCTGCAGAAATCTGGAATTCATAAATTTGGGGCACAACAAATTGAGTGGTGAATTCCCTTGGTGGCTTGCAAAACTTCCACAACTGAAAATTCTTGTGCTGAGGTCCAACTCGTTGAATGGTTCTATCAACTTCACCTTTGACATGAACGTGTTCCAAGAATTGCTCGTGCTTGACATCTCGGCCAACCAATTTGCTGGAAAACTTCTACTTGGCTTGTTGCTAAGTCTCAATGCAATGAAGTCTTTCAACCCCGAATCTTCTATCCCTTTGCAATTTTGGACTTCTTTTTTGAAAGGTTTTTATAAAGACTGGGAAGTGACATTGAACACCAAAGGAATAAACTTGACCTATGAAAGGGGAATGCATTCAATCATGAAGACAATTAAGGTCTCCAACAACTACTTTGAGGGTGGGATTTCAGAAGAAGTTGGAGATCTTAAGGGGCTCCAAGCTCTAAGGATTTCAAAGAACAAGCTCAAAGGCCCAATTCCAAAGAGCATTGGTGCCCTGACACATCTAGAATCATTGGATCTATCTCATAACTACCTTTCAGGTGAAATACTAGAAAAACTTACTAAACTCAATTCTCTTGGGTATTTAAATCTGTCATACAATAGTCTTTCTAGAAGAATCCCTCAGTCGCCACATTTTTCCACATTTGATGCTCTAAGCTTTGAAGGGAATCCTAGTCTTTGTGGACCGCCACTTTTGCTGCCTTGTAAAGCCAATAACGGAGCCACATTGTTTCCTTTTGTTGGATTGAGAGAAacagatgaagagaaaatgtGGAAGTACGTATCAATGGGATTAGGTTTTGGAGCAGGCTTTGGCACCGCAATCAGCTTTTCATATTTCTTGAATAATGGAAGGGGGTTCAACAACTT